The following are encoded in a window of Flavobacteriales bacterium genomic DNA:
- a CDS encoding nucleoside deaminase: protein MELFSDEYFMNEALKEAKKAFEAGEVPIGAVIVAQDTIIAKAHNQTERLNDFTAHAEMLAFTAASDYLGGKYLNECTLYVTLEPCVMCCGASYHTKIGKIVIGASDPKRGAYSKDPQLFHPKSDIQVGVMAKECQELLQSFFANKRG from the coding sequence ATGGAGCTATTTTCTGATGAATATTTTATGAACGAAGCCTTAAAAGAGGCGAAGAAGGCTTTTGAGGCTGGCGAAGTTCCCATTGGAGCAGTCATAGTGGCTCAAGATACTATTATCGCTAAAGCGCATAACCAAACTGAAAGACTGAATGACTTTACTGCTCATGCTGAAATGTTGGCATTCACAGCGGCTTCAGATTATCTTGGAGGAAAATACCTTAATGAATGTACGCTTTATGTAACCCTAGAGCCATGTGTTATGTGTTGTGGAGCTTCTTACCATACAAAAATTGGAAAAATTGTTATTGGAGCTTCAGACCCAAAAAGAGGAGCATACTCAAAAGATCCTCAGCTTTTTCATCCTAAATCGGATATTCAGGTAGGGGTTATGGCAAAGGAGTGCCAAGAACTTCTTCAGTCTTTTTTTGCTAACAAAAGAGGATAG
- a CDS encoding radical SAM protein, whose amino-acid sequence MWKILETIQGLLYAKNYLFYYKWGWIKNSTTTKEINIEFSSACNLRCAFCSLDHLKPKILLKPEVLEKFMKNLIEDHRFRGVEYIHLHNGGETLLHNQIGEMLGVLNKYKRLAKEKSQKFPVVTLLTNGTPLNKKKTKEIIESEAIDIIRFSMDGGGEERFEEVRIRAKWNLFFKNISYFLEENKKLNQPIKTHIISVLDPGKPLNTKWMSPVFQDIYNKIDTYELRHPHTWAGEVEIDGDSTNHRKKPHKIGCGQLMHQLVLLPNGDINVCCTDLNSRGVMGNIKDSSLFDIYFSPKRKKWLELLFLGRKKEIDLCKNCETF is encoded by the coding sequence GTGTGGAAAATTCTAGAAACGATTCAAGGTCTTTTATATGCCAAAAATTACCTTTTCTATTATAAATGGGGTTGGATAAAGAACAGTACGACTACAAAAGAAATCAATATTGAATTTTCTAGTGCTTGTAATTTGCGTTGTGCATTTTGTTCCTTAGACCATCTTAAACCCAAAATTCTTCTGAAGCCAGAGGTCTTAGAAAAATTTATGAAAAACCTTATTGAGGATCATAGATTTAGAGGCGTAGAATATATCCATTTACATAATGGAGGAGAAACTTTGTTGCACAATCAGATAGGTGAAATGTTGGGAGTACTCAATAAATACAAGCGTTTGGCAAAAGAGAAAAGCCAAAAATTCCCGGTAGTTACTTTGTTGACAAACGGAACTCCTTTAAACAAGAAAAAAACCAAAGAAATTATTGAAAGTGAGGCAATAGACATTATCCGTTTTAGTATGGATGGAGGAGGAGAAGAGCGATTTGAAGAGGTGAGAATACGGGCAAAATGGAATCTCTTTTTCAAAAATATAAGTTACTTTTTAGAAGAAAATAAAAAACTAAACCAACCGATTAAAACACATATTATTTCTGTTTTGGATCCCGGTAAACCGCTTAATACAAAATGGATGTCGCCAGTTTTTCAAGATATTTATAATAAAATTGATACTTATGAATTAAGGCACCCTCATACTTGGGCTGGTGAAGTGGAAATAGATGGAGACTCTACTAATCACAGAAAAAAGCCACATAAAATAGGTTGTGGACAATTAATGCATCAATTAGTATTACTCCCTAATGGAGATATCAATGTCTGTTGTACCGACTTGAATTCTCGTGGTGTGATGGGGAATATAAAGGATTCGAGTCTTTTTGATATTTATTTTTCTCCAAAACGAAAAAAATGGCTAGAATTATTATTCTTGGGGAGAAAAAAAGAAATTGATCTCTGTAAGAATTGTGAAACTTTTTAG
- a CDS encoding GreA/GreB family elongation factor, whose translation MIDKKAFIEFCNQHIQNQINLLDEQIQKVKSSLQNESKSSAGDKHETGRAHLQLEMEKLGKQIQEKQLIQSQFLQIDFQEFQDSVQRGSLVKTSKNWLLLSVGIGNINFDGTKIFLISASAPLGKILLGKKKGESAVVNGNTFDVLEII comes from the coding sequence ATGATTGATAAAAAAGCGTTTATAGAATTTTGTAATCAACACATACAAAATCAGATTAATTTACTGGATGAACAAATTCAAAAAGTAAAATCTTCTTTGCAGAATGAATCAAAATCTTCAGCAGGGGATAAGCACGAAACAGGAAGGGCTCATTTGCAATTAGAAATGGAAAAGCTCGGTAAGCAAATTCAAGAAAAACAACTTATCCAAAGTCAGTTTTTACAAATTGATTTTCAAGAATTTCAAGATTCTGTTCAAAGAGGAAGTTTAGTAAAGACTTCAAAGAATTGGCTCTTACTCTCTGTTGGAATAGGAAATATCAATTTTGATGGAACAAAGATATTTTTAATTTCTGCATCAGCACCTCTCGGTAAAATACTTTTAGGAAAGAAAAAAGGTGAATCCGCTGTGGTAAACGGAAACACCTTTGATGTTTTGGAGATAATATAA
- a CDS encoding zinc-dependent metalloprotease codes for MKKIIFLSLTLSLGIQLQAQEIYQGPLKKITQKEYCGSYDLMEHIDKKNPSFIEKSNKVLTSIPQGDVQLKSSANQYIYTIPVVFHVVYNNAEENLPDSVIHNQLKILNKAYSRTNTTAANTRSEFLNYVGDTKIRFELATTDPNGNPTNGINRVSTSITEFGGTMPYALNQTAEIINWVNDSLFHNIARITQTSKGGSDPWNPEKYLNLYSGDIRILEPQINNTREIFLLGIATPPLFHSNFPSDILDQLGGFNQAALVHFAGIGSNNPVGFEAPYNIYNTTAGEGLAAVHEVGHYLGLRHIWGDGNCSADDYVDDTPLMSANSQFDCSHTKNSCVDTLFGVDFPDMVENYMDYSSQTCQNAFSKGQGLIMRHTLDNYRTQLATKTIDPIGLDEWESTFDIYPNPSNGTIHIESQNLELKNTFVKITNLQGQTLLLKEMNAQKTTIELPETNGLYLIHVFNQNRKNTYKVLKI; via the coding sequence ATGAAAAAAATTATTTTTCTAAGTCTAACTTTGAGTTTAGGAATTCAATTACAAGCCCAAGAGATTTATCAAGGTCCTCTAAAAAAAATTACCCAAAAGGAGTATTGTGGATCTTATGATTTGATGGAACATATTGATAAAAAAAATCCCTCATTTATTGAAAAATCAAATAAAGTATTGACCAGCATTCCTCAAGGAGATGTACAACTTAAAAGTTCTGCTAATCAATATATTTACACCATTCCTGTGGTTTTTCATGTTGTTTATAATAATGCAGAAGAAAACCTCCCTGACTCAGTGATTCACAATCAGTTGAAAATATTAAACAAAGCATATTCAAGAACTAATACTACGGCTGCCAATACCCGAAGTGAATTTTTAAACTATGTGGGTGACACCAAAATTCGTTTTGAACTAGCAACAACAGATCCTAATGGAAACCCTACGAATGGAATCAACCGTGTAAGTACTTCTATTACAGAATTTGGAGGAACAATGCCTTATGCTCTGAATCAAACAGCAGAAATTATTAATTGGGTGAATGATAGCCTTTTTCACAATATTGCAAGAATCACACAAACTAGTAAAGGTGGTTCAGATCCTTGGAACCCTGAAAAATATTTAAATCTCTATTCTGGGGATATCAGAATATTGGAACCTCAAATAAACAATACCAGAGAAATTTTTCTTTTAGGAATTGCCACTCCTCCATTGTTTCATTCTAATTTTCCTAGCGATATACTGGATCAACTCGGAGGATTTAATCAGGCAGCCTTAGTACATTTTGCGGGTATAGGGAGCAATAATCCTGTTGGTTTCGAAGCTCCGTATAACATTTATAATACAACAGCTGGTGAAGGTCTGGCGGCAGTTCATGAGGTAGGACATTACCTAGGACTTCGTCATATTTGGGGAGATGGTAATTGTAGTGCAGATGATTATGTGGATGATACTCCTTTAATGTCTGCAAATAGTCAATTTGATTGTAGTCATACAAAGAATAGCTGCGTAGATACTCTTTTTGGTGTTGATTTTCCTGATATGGTTGAAAATTATATGGATTATTCCAGCCAAACTTGTCAAAATGCATTTTCAAAAGGACAAGGTCTAATTATGCGTCATACTTTGGATAATTATAGAACACAACTTGCCACAAAAACCATCGATCCTATTGGATTAGATGAATGGGAAAGTACTTTCGATATTTATCCAAATCCAAGCAATGGGACTATTCATATAGAATCACAAAACTTGGAACTAAAAAATACCTTTGTAAAAATAACCAATCTTCAAGGGCAGACTCTTTTACTAAAAGAGATGAATGCTCAAAAAACCACAATAGAGCTACCAGAGACAAATGGTCTTTATTTGATTCATGTGTTTAATCAGAACAGGAAAAACACTTATAAGGTTCTAAAGATATAA
- a CDS encoding PadR family transcriptional regulator codes for MNKNLFKGSLQTIILKLLEKEGKMYGYQLSKKATEISDGKVTITEGALYTTLHRMEADDIIESEILEVAGRKRKYYKLTSRGKKEVVNKTDELLAFIQNMNVFLKMN; via the coding sequence ATGAATAAGAATTTATTTAAAGGCTCACTTCAAACCATTATCCTTAAATTATTAGAAAAAGAAGGAAAAATGTATGGTTATCAGCTTTCTAAAAAAGCCACTGAAATTTCGGATGGAAAAGTAACCATTACTGAGGGAGCTCTATACACTACACTTCACAGAATGGAAGCTGATGATATTATTGAAAGTGAAATTCTAGAAGTAGCAGGTAGAAAAAGAAAATATTATAAACTCACTTCCCGTGGAAAGAAAGAAGTTGTGAACAAAACTGATGAGCTCCTTGCTTTTATTCAAAATATGAATGTTTTTTTAAAAATGAATTAA
- a CDS encoding isoaspartyl peptidase/L-asparaginase, translated as MKSNYTFLTLFLFIFSCENYEKTTVKTFQEPKYALVLHGGAGYITPENLSEEKQKSYKNALDSAVSIGENILKNNGAALDAVVETISYLENNPLFNAGRGAVFTHEGKNELDASIMLGSNKNAGAVGGVTKVKNPIKAAKAVMLQSPHVMLVGKGADQFSLEHNLDTVSQEYFYTERSWQALQNRLQKEQTAALEDQNPDWKYGTVGCVALDYKGNIVAGTSTGGMTNKRWNRIGDSPIIGAATYADNHTCGVSATGHGEYFIRYAVAHDIAAQMEYAQKSLEESAQNTINNKLVKAKGDGGIVALDKNGNISMVFNTPGMFRAYAKPNEKKILMFQ; from the coding sequence ATGAAATCAAATTATACCTTCTTAACCCTATTTCTGTTCATATTTTCATGCGAAAATTATGAAAAAACAACCGTAAAAACATTCCAAGAACCTAAATACGCTCTTGTTTTGCACGGTGGTGCTGGTTATATAACACCTGAAAATTTATCCGAAGAAAAACAAAAAAGTTATAAAAATGCTTTAGATTCAGCAGTTAGTATTGGTGAAAATATCCTAAAAAACAATGGAGCAGCCCTAGATGCTGTAGTAGAAACTATTTCCTATTTAGAAAACAATCCCCTATTTAATGCAGGACGAGGTGCTGTTTTTACTCACGAAGGGAAGAATGAACTTGACGCTTCCATCATGCTCGGTTCCAATAAAAATGCTGGTGCCGTTGGAGGAGTCACTAAGGTGAAAAATCCTATTAAAGCAGCCAAAGCTGTTATGCTTCAATCTCCACATGTAATGCTAGTAGGTAAAGGTGCCGATCAATTTTCACTGGAGCATAATTTGGATACCGTTTCTCAAGAATATTTTTATACGGAAAGAAGTTGGCAAGCTTTACAAAATCGTTTACAAAAAGAACAAACAGCCGCTTTAGAGGATCAAAACCCAGATTGGAAATACGGTACTGTTGGTTGTGTAGCTCTAGATTACAAGGGAAATATTGTAGCTGGAACTTCCACTGGTGGAATGACGAATAAGCGTTGGAATAGAATTGGTGATTCGCCAATAATAGGTGCCGCTACTTATGCCGATAATCATACTTGTGGCGTATCTGCAACAGGACATGGTGAGTATTTTATACGGTATGCAGTGGCTCATGATATTGCTGCTCAAATGGAGTATGCTCAAAAATCATTGGAAGAATCTGCTCAGAACACCATCAATAATAAACTTGTAAAAGCTAAAGGAGACGGAGGGATTGTCGCTTTAGATAAAAATGGAAATATTTCTATGGTTTTTAATACTCCAGGTATGTTTAGAGCCTATGCAAAACCCAATGAAAAGAAAATATTGATGTTTCAATAG
- a CDS encoding prohibitin family protein, protein MSQYSYQKEVNIKPPKKLIITIAIAVGLIFFLLRATITIDAGTAGVLYKTFGDGVVTDEPPLGEGFHLVAPWNKVIVYEVRQQEVFEKMNVLSSNGLEITLEVSAWYQPEYENLGKLHKEKGATYVTRILRPAIRSAARSVVGRYTPEQLYSTKRDAIQEEILIETKKILKNQFTQLNEILVRDVELPRTIKEAIERKLKQEQESLEYEFRLSKAQKEAERQKIEAEGKANANKILSASLTDRILQEKGIEATLKLSESQNSKVIVVGGKDGLPIILGNQ, encoded by the coding sequence ATGAGCCAATATTCTTATCAAAAAGAGGTGAATATCAAACCACCAAAAAAACTAATAATAACCATAGCTATTGCTGTTGGTTTAATCTTTTTCTTACTTAGAGCCACAATAACTATAGATGCAGGTACCGCTGGTGTTCTTTATAAAACTTTTGGAGACGGTGTTGTAACAGATGAACCACCGTTAGGAGAGGGATTTCATCTGGTTGCACCATGGAATAAAGTAATTGTTTACGAAGTAAGACAGCAAGAAGTCTTTGAGAAAATGAATGTTTTATCATCAAATGGACTAGAAATTACTTTAGAAGTTTCTGCTTGGTATCAGCCAGAGTATGAAAATTTAGGGAAATTACACAAAGAAAAGGGGGCAACTTATGTTACCAGAATTCTTCGTCCTGCAATAAGATCAGCCGCCAGAAGTGTGGTAGGAAGATACACACCAGAGCAACTTTACTCAACTAAAAGAGATGCAATTCAAGAAGAGATTTTGATTGAAACTAAAAAAATCTTAAAAAATCAGTTTACTCAGCTAAACGAAATCTTAGTAAGAGATGTAGAACTCCCAAGAACCATTAAAGAGGCTATTGAACGTAAGTTAAAGCAAGAGCAAGAGTCTTTAGAGTATGAGTTTAGACTTTCTAAAGCCCAAAAAGAAGCAGAAAGACAAAAAATAGAAGCAGAAGGAAAGGCAAATGCCAATAAAATTCTTAGTGCCTCTTTAACAGATAGAATTCTTCAAGAAAAAGGAATTGAAGCAACCTTAAAATTATCTGAATCGCAAAACTCAAAAGTCATAGTGGTAGGTGGAAAAGATGGCTTACCGATTATTCTTGGAAACCAATAA
- a CDS encoding DUF2892 domain-containing protein, with protein MKKNMGSTDKIIRIIIAILLVGLYYNGTLSGTIGIVAVILSIVFVLTSLISFCPLYLPFGIKTCKKN; from the coding sequence ATGAAGAAAAATATGGGATCTACCGACAAAATCATTAGAATTATCATTGCCATTTTACTTGTTGGTTTATATTATAATGGAACGCTTTCGGGAACTATTGGAATAGTAGCTGTTATTTTATCTATCGTTTTTGTATTAACAAGTTTAATCAGCTTTTGCCCTTTGTATCTCCCTTTTGGGATAAAGACTTGTAAGAAAAATTAG
- a CDS encoding Crp/Fnr family transcriptional regulator — translation MNDFQVKLKHAYPYFSPNLIELMELEGMIKEIPKNQEILSQGKYIKVIPIVLKGLLKVYNPYQEKDLLLYYIQENESCVMSFSSGLKNEPSMVSAVSLQDSTLLLLPIDKVQKWIKEYPEFNTLFFNQYNKRYQDMLSTINHVLFDKLDHRLYDYLKEKARINNSTEIKISHREIASDLGTAREVISRVMKKLENQGFVKQSHQSIKFLGK, via the coding sequence ATGAATGATTTTCAGGTAAAACTTAAACACGCGTATCCATATTTCTCCCCAAATCTTATAGAGTTAATGGAATTAGAAGGCATGATAAAAGAAATACCAAAAAATCAAGAAATTTTAAGCCAAGGAAAATATATCAAAGTAATACCCATCGTTCTTAAAGGATTGCTCAAAGTGTATAACCCCTATCAAGAAAAAGATCTATTACTCTATTATATTCAAGAAAATGAAAGTTGTGTGATGTCATTTTCTTCGGGTTTAAAGAATGAACCTAGTATGGTTTCTGCGGTTTCTCTACAAGACTCAACCCTACTACTGCTTCCTATAGATAAAGTACAGAAATGGATAAAAGAATACCCTGAATTTAACACTTTGTTTTTTAACCAATACAATAAAAGGTATCAGGATATGCTCTCCACGATAAATCATGTTTTGTTTGATAAACTCGATCATCGTTTATATGATTACCTAAAAGAAAAAGCTAGAATAAATAACTCTACCGAAATTAAAATTTCTCATAGAGAAATTGCTTCAGACTTAGGAACCGCAAGAGAAGTTATTAGTAGAGTGATGAAAAAACTGGAAAATCAAGGTTTTGTAAAACAATCTCATCAAAGCATTAAATTTTTAGGTAAGTAG
- the obgE gene encoding GTPase ObgE — MSSEGSNFIDYVKIYCAAGNGGAGSTHFMRSKEDSKGGPDGGDGGRGGHIILRGNKQMYTLLPLKFRKHIKAGQGENGGSNRKHGADGWDEVIDVPLGTIAKDEETGQVIFEVQEDGEMQILRYGGLGGRGNDHFKSPTNRAPRYSQPGTSGEKGWNILELKVLADVGLVGFPNAGKSTLLSVVSAAKPKIANYEFTTLTPNLGVIKYREGLHSFVMADIPGIIEGASEGRGLGYRFLRHIERNAVLLFMIPADSKDIQKEFEVLKNELFKYKKELLQKHALLAITKSDMLDEELMEEMKEEIPDGIETLFISSVVQQGLSELKDKLWQKIQDAKKEFD; from the coding sequence ATGTCTTCAGAAGGTTCAAATTTTATTGACTACGTCAAAATATACTGTGCCGCAGGGAATGGGGGAGCAGGTTCTACTCATTTTATGCGTTCAAAAGAAGACTCCAAAGGTGGACCCGATGGAGGTGATGGAGGACGTGGTGGTCACATTATTTTGAGAGGAAACAAGCAGATGTACACCTTGTTGCCTCTTAAATTCAGAAAGCATATAAAAGCAGGGCAAGGAGAAAATGGAGGGTCAAACCGTAAGCATGGTGCAGATGGTTGGGACGAAGTAATCGATGTTCCCTTAGGAACAATTGCTAAAGACGAGGAAACGGGTCAGGTAATTTTTGAAGTTCAAGAAGATGGAGAAATGCAAATATTGCGTTATGGAGGTCTTGGAGGACGAGGAAACGACCATTTTAAAAGTCCCACAAATCGTGCTCCAAGATATTCTCAACCAGGTACTTCTGGGGAAAAAGGATGGAATATTCTTGAACTAAAAGTACTGGCGGATGTAGGATTAGTAGGTTTTCCAAATGCTGGTAAATCAACACTTTTGAGTGTAGTTTCAGCTGCAAAACCAAAGATTGCTAACTATGAATTTACTACCTTAACACCAAATTTGGGCGTAATAAAATACCGAGAAGGATTACACTCTTTTGTGATGGCTGATATTCCTGGAATCATCGAGGGTGCAAGTGAAGGAAGAGGATTAGGTTATCGTTTCCTAAGACATATAGAAAGAAATGCCGTATTACTTTTTATGATTCCTGCAGATTCAAAAGATATCCAAAAAGAATTTGAAGTTCTTAAAAATGAACTTTTTAAATACAAGAAGGAATTATTGCAGAAGCATGCATTACTGGCTATTACTAAGTCTGATATGCTTGATGAAGAACTCATGGAAGAAATGAAAGAAGAAATTCCCGATGGAATCGAAACTCTGTTTATTTCCTCGGTGGTACAACAAGGGTTGAGTGAGTTAAAAGACAAGCTCTGGCAAAAAATACAAGATGCTAAAAAGGAATTTGATTAA
- a CDS encoding adenylate kinase: MNHIRINDLFFKPYLSSQEIQAGIKALANQIQKDFRDEESPIFLVVLGGAIRFASDLMKTIDLESEWYFAKASSYHGNLNQEEVRFDLLPNKSIIAGKTVIILEDIVDTGNTIGALIPELQKMDVKRVEIATLLLKPECYSFEYPVKYVVKEIDPLFVVGYGLDYQQKGRNLNDIYQLNKNTMLNIVLFGPPGAGKGTQSEKLVEAFELKHLSTGDIFRYNIKNETELGLKAKAFIDKGNLVPDEITIGMLEDQVNQNADAKGFIFDGFPRTTAQAEALDKFLATKDSGISMMLALEVPEEELVKRLLERGKTSGRADDTNEEIIKNRISVYNKETAIVKDFYEAQNKYAGIEGIGSIEEITNRLVSKIEKINA; this comes from the coding sequence ATGAATCACATTCGTATAAACGACCTTTTTTTTAAACCCTATTTGAGTTCCCAAGAAATTCAAGCAGGAATAAAAGCTTTAGCTAATCAGATACAAAAAGATTTTAGAGATGAAGAATCTCCTATTTTTTTAGTTGTTTTGGGTGGAGCTATTCGTTTTGCTTCAGATTTAATGAAAACAATTGATCTTGAATCTGAGTGGTATTTTGCAAAAGCAAGTTCCTATCATGGAAATTTGAATCAAGAAGAAGTGCGTTTTGATCTACTACCTAATAAATCTATAATTGCTGGGAAAACTGTAATTATTTTAGAAGACATAGTAGATACTGGTAACACCATTGGAGCTTTGATCCCAGAATTACAAAAAATGGATGTCAAGCGTGTTGAAATAGCTACTTTATTACTCAAACCTGAATGTTATTCCTTTGAATATCCTGTGAAATATGTGGTGAAAGAAATAGACCCTTTATTTGTTGTAGGATATGGATTAGATTATCAACAAAAAGGTAGAAATCTTAATGATATTTACCAACTAAATAAAAACACGATGTTAAATATTGTACTTTTTGGACCTCCAGGAGCAGGAAAAGGAACACAATCTGAAAAATTGGTAGAAGCATTTGAATTAAAACATCTTTCTACAGGAGATATTTTTAGATATAATATCAAAAATGAAACAGAACTGGGTCTTAAAGCCAAGGCTTTTATAGACAAAGGAAATTTGGTGCCTGATGAAATTACTATCGGAATGCTTGAAGATCAGGTAAATCAAAACGCTGATGCAAAAGGATTCATCTTTGACGGTTTCCCAAGAACAACGGCACAAGCAGAAGCCTTGGATAAATTTTTGGCAACAAAAGATTCAGGAATTTCTATGATGTTGGCACTTGAAGTTCCAGAAGAAGAACTTGTAAAAAGACTCCTAGAAAGAGGAAAAACGAGTGGTAGAGCAGATGATACCAATGAAGAAATCATCAAAAACAGAATCAGTGTTTATAACAAAGAAACAGCTATTGTAAAAGATTTTTATGAAGCTCAGAATAAATACGCTGGTATTGAAGGTATTGGATCTATTGAAGAAATAACCAATCGCCTTGTTTCCAAAATTGAAAAAATAAACGCTTAA
- the ffh gene encoding signal recognition particle protein, whose product MFENLSDKLDKAFSILKGHGKITEINVAETLKEVRRALLDADVSFKTAKDFTKSVKKKALGQNVLTSLQPGQVMVKIVHDELAELMGGETSEINLQKDLTIVLMAGLQGSGKTTFSGKLAHFLKNKKSKKPLLVACDVYRPAAIDQLTVLSEQIGVDIFKQPESKDPIAIAKDAVAYAKSNGNHVVIIDTAGRLAIDEQMMNEIASIKEAVNPHETLFVVDSMTGQDAVNTAKAFNDRLDFNGVVLTKLDGDTRGGAALTIKTVVNKPIKFIGTGEKMEAIDVFHPNRMADRILGMGDVVSLVEKAQEQFDEAEARKLQKKIAKNQFDFNDFLSQISQIKKMGNIKDLMGMIPGMGKALKNVDVDDDAFKGIEAIIHSMTPEERANPSLINGSRRRRIAKGSGNKVEDVNRLMKQFADMSKMMKMMQGGGMKSLMGKMPKMPKM is encoded by the coding sequence ATGTTTGAAAATTTATCAGATAAGCTCGACAAGGCCTTTAGTATTCTAAAAGGACACGGAAAAATTACGGAAATCAATGTAGCAGAAACGCTCAAGGAAGTCCGTAGAGCCCTTTTGGATGCCGATGTGAGTTTTAAAACTGCCAAAGACTTTACAAAATCTGTAAAGAAGAAGGCTTTAGGTCAAAATGTACTCACCAGTCTTCAGCCCGGTCAAGTAATGGTTAAAATCGTTCATGACGAATTAGCCGAACTTATGGGTGGTGAAACGAGTGAAATAAACCTTCAAAAAGATCTTACCATTGTTTTGATGGCAGGTCTGCAAGGTTCTGGTAAAACCACTTTTTCTGGTAAACTAGCCCATTTTCTTAAAAATAAGAAAAGTAAAAAGCCTCTTTTAGTTGCTTGTGATGTTTATCGTCCTGCTGCCATAGATCAGCTTACCGTGCTTTCTGAGCAAATTGGAGTTGATATTTTCAAACAGCCTGAATCTAAAGATCCAATTGCTATTGCAAAAGATGCAGTTGCTTATGCAAAATCTAATGGAAACCATGTAGTAATTATCGATACGGCAGGTCGTTTAGCCATTGATGAACAGATGATGAATGAGATTGCTTCTATTAAAGAAGCTGTAAACCCTCATGAAACATTATTTGTTGTAGATTCTATGACAGGGCAAGATGCTGTAAATACAGCAAAAGCCTTTAATGATCGTTTAGATTTTAATGGTGTTGTACTTACTAAGCTCGATGGTGATACTCGTGGTGGGGCCGCACTTACCATTAAAACAGTGGTAAACAAACCGATTAAATTTATCGGAACGGGTGAAAAAATGGAAGCAATTGATGTTTTCCACCCAAATCGTATGGCGGATCGTATCTTGGGAATGGGAGACGTTGTGTCTCTTGTAGAAAAAGCTCAAGAACAATTTGATGAAGCAGAGGCAAGAAAGCTTCAAAAGAAAATTGCCAAAAACCAGTTTGACTTTAACGATTTCTTATCCCAAATTTCTCAAATTAAAAAAATGGGAAATATCAAAGATCTTATGGGAATGATCCCAGGAATGGGAAAAGCTTTGAAAAATGTGGATGTTGACGATGATGCATTTAAAGGTATTGAAGCTATTATCCACTCAATGACACCAGAGGAAAGAGCAAACCCTTCTTTAATCAACGGATCTAGAAGAAGAAGAATTGCTAAAGGTTCTGGAAATAAAGTTGAAGATGTAAATCGTTTGATGAAGCAATTTGCAGATATGAGTAAAATGATGAAAATGATGCAAGGTGGTGGAATGAAATCTCTTATGGGGAAAATGCCTAAAATGCCAAAGATGTAG